The genomic stretch TTCCTttatatagaaaaaaaaaataaggGCAGACCAATTAATATAATTCtggaaatatttgtattttaacAAACTAAATATGCCATGGGAATACACACAAGTTAGAAACAGGTGTTAGTGCGCTGCTACCACAACCTATTTTGAGTATTACGTAGCAAACATTGCTTACCCTGTATCTGAGAGCGCCATAGGTCCCATAGACAGCACCTGCGCACAAAGAAACATGCCAATTACAAAATAGTACAAATTAAGACCAGCACCCGGGAGTTCAGAAATTAAGAGTATTTAAAATATATAACACAAATCAAAATCATAATAAGGAGTTGCAGCATGATATTACAGATAGCTCTAGAGTTGTTACACCATAGGAGCAAACTAACTAAGGGTCTAAAAGCCAAAAGCGTCTGCTAATAAACTAGTCAGTTTGCACGAAATAGAAGAAACCTCCAAGTCTAAAAGCAATGACTATGCATCATCCCTACCCTTGAGATGCCATGTGAAACAACACAAAGTGAAGCCATTAATTGTGAATGCCAATTATCAAGGTATGCAGAACGCCAATAATCTAGAACTTTCTGTTATCAACTCCAAGTACAATCCAAAATAAAGCCAAAAAGTGAAAATTATAGCATATCCAGTCAACTATGTCTGCAAGTCAAAAAGTAATGAGCAGGCAGCGCATCTACACTTGAGGTGTAATGTTTCGACAAAAATTGTAAAACGCCGGAGTGGAGCTATTATTACTTCTCAACGCCAATTACCAAGGTACACAGTACATACAGCATCAAACTCTGCTttaacttgtacagaggtagtgGTTCTCAAGTCAAATCCTGTGACCAAAGTCTGAACTGAAAATTTATTCTATTCCACAACGCATCATACATCAGCATTAAGCACCCGATAATATTCCTGGTAAACAGCCAAAAAGTAACATAGAAAATCCGGTCTTCTTCTCACCCCTGGGTCTAATTCCTGACGGCCTACCACACCAAACCAGCCTCGACCCTACATGCGCAGAAACTCCTACCTAGAACAAGGGAATTCCGCCGAACAATCGCATCTCATACGCCCACAGCTCCAACATACTAGCCGGAAGTCTCAGATTAGCAGCCAACCGGAGCGGATCCCTCGAATCAACTGAATCCCCGTTCAGCCCCAAACGTCTAGCCAATGCCTAAACGCGAAATCGAAGCAGCACCGGGCGGATTGGtacgggagtagctagggtttagggctttAGTGAGAGGGGAGCTTACCGACTGCTCCACCGAccgcgccgccgacgccgactcCGACCGCGACCCGCGTCAAGCAGCTATCGCCTCTCGCCATCGCCTtccctctcgccgccgccgccgcgctcccctCTTCGCTAGGAATCTCCCCTCCTTGCTTGGGGAATCGGCGCCTGGTTCGGTTTGTGGGCTGTTCGGGCTCGGACCGGCTCGGGCCTGGGTTTTATTCTGTTTTATTCTCGCAAGATAGACCCCCGGGTCCTTGCCGGGTTCACAGAACGAGCCGTCCGATTCGTGGATCGTACGGCTTGGATCAACAGCGGTGAAGATTTTGTAACAAGCAATACACGGGTTTGATGTTTTCTTGGAGTATAATTTTTGACAAGTTTTCTTGGAATTGAAGTTTTCATTAGTGTTGCGCCCCGCAGTTAAGAGAGAATTACTCCTTTTCTCCTGCGTTGTGAGTTTCATTTGGCCGCTCTTCCTCACTCGCTTTGTATTATTTTACCAGAAATCTGAATATTCAATGTCTGCGCATAAAGTTTTGCCAAACTAGACAATTTATGTTGCGCGCAAAAGCAAAAAAGACGAAAAATATCTCCTGAAAAGCTATTTAGAGCACCAAAATGTTTCTTTTTTTCAGAGATCATAAAAAATGTTTTTTATTGAAACTTTGTGTGCGTACATAGAATGACTGGATATACACCCGGATAACTTTTTCGTATTTTTtagacattttgaaatatgttcCTTAGGCAATAGATGCATCTGCACCTATGAGTCAAAGTGAATTTTCATGgctatttctttttctctctttcaattGTTATTTAATCTTTCAGTTGTTGTTaaattaaaaaaatccattgctTTGATTTACAGAGTACCTAACATCAAGCCAAAAGATCCCATCGGGCAAACTACAAGTTAGAACCCTCGTAAAAGAAACAATTACTCGAAGAAACGCGTAACATACACCTAAGTTAGTAGAACACACATGTTTGTATCAAACTGGGAGAAACACACTTCCAACTTTAGCAATCGGAGGGCACTCGTGTAACAAAGTAGAAGAGCTGCAGCAAGACAATTCATCCTCCAAATCCATAACCATCGAAGCATAGAGGCATAGAAAACCATTATCAACACTAGGTCTATTGTTCGAGCACATGCATCAGGCTAGGAGGGTTGTCCTTGTAGTATTGTGGTTGTAACTGAACAACAAAGTTCGAGTCCTGCGTCAGATGGTTGTGAGTATGGTGTGTGTATATCTCAAGCAACATGGTCGCACCACCTGAGAGTACTATGTAGAGGTGTGTGCGATTGATTTATGGGAAGGCCACCGTACAATGGTAACCACAACAAAGCAACACAAGATATTAGCCTACAATGGCATTGGAGCAAGAGCTCAAACCAAGCATGGCACGAGCCACCTCTCTAGCAACTCTTCACACCGCATACACATATTCATATTATGCCTTGAAGAGGACTCAAACTTCCACGTTTTTCAGAACGAGATTATGAGTCTGGCGTGTTTATAATTTAACCACCAAGGCATCTTGGAAGTGTATATAATTccataaatatgatatatgtcTAATGTGATATATGTAATACATCGCAAATGCGAAGTCTTAGAGTATTTGGATACTATGAGCACACTCATTCATGTATCAATCAAACACCACCGCCAAACAGGGTAGGGTTGTTAGCCATCCCAAGCTTCTATATATCGTTTGGATTTGTCGTGTGATACCCATAAGATCTTGGCCTCATACTACGTACCCTATAAATATAGTGTTGGGTAGACCCTAACAAAGAGTATGCTCATGTGAACTCTAAATCTTTATGAAATGTTGCCCTAAAAAGGGACATACAATGATAAATGTTATGTTTGTTTCATGAAAGATGATGAAGGTAAAAAAAATCCTTTAGTGTTTTAGCTTTTTCTCTTCTTAATTTTCAAAAGGTCCACTTGGGCATAATAGTTGCGTGTATGGTGGTCGCAAAAAACATACTAGAAATTTTGATTCTTGTTTCGAAAAAAAGACATGTTCATTGTGCATCATTGAAAAAAAGAGTACCAACAACACGGATCATTGTTTGTGACTATTTTTTGGGTCTTCCATGATGATctccttagagcatgtctaacagaccccttatttGCTCGAGCGAGTACATGACCCTGTATCAAAAAATTGTCACGCACAAACCATtccgtctaacagaccccttacttCACCCCGTATTTTAAAAAATTGCAAAACCCGGAAGAATTCATAGATAGCTCATCACATTGATCATAGATAGGGATATACAAAATTGCACGATCCtactggatcgcgacttctacaaTGCCACCTAATCATCGAGGATGACGATTTTGGCAGTGGCGGCGGCCTCCCGAGCCTTCATCTCCTCGACAGCGGCGATGGCCTGCGCCGCCTACTCCGCCTCCGCCCGAGCCTtgtcggcggcctccttcttggatgcggccaccgcctccaagaagagggggtcctccccctcctctgatgcgtgtagttgacacgtccgttgggaaccccaagaggaagatgtgatgcgcacagcggcaagtttccctcagtaagaaaccaaggtttaatcgaaccagtaggagtcaagaagcacgttgaaggttgatggcggcgggatgtagtgcggcgcaacaccgaagattccggcgccaacgtggaactcgcacaacacaaccaaagtactttgccccaacgaaacagttgaggttgtcaatctcataggcttgctgtaataaagggttaaccgtattgtgtggaagatgattgtttgcaagaaaacagtaaaacaagtattgcagtagattgtatgcgatgtaaagaataggaccgggtgaaaggatcgtatgccgcacctagaggggggggtgaataggtgctaaccaatttttagttctttttcaatttaggcttgacacaaaggtaaattctctagatatgcaactaagtgaatttacctatatgacaaggatatcaactaagcaaggtatagctacgcaataggagatagagtgggatagaggtaaccgagagtggagcacgcgatgacacggagatgattcccgtggttcccttcctttgcaagaaggtacgtctacgtttggaggagtgtggttgctacgcaagccaaaccaacagccacgaaggcttcactcagatctcctgtgagcaacgccacgaaggcctagcccacttccactaagggatttcctcgaggcggaaaccgggcctttacaaagttcttggggc from Lolium rigidum isolate FL_2022 chromosome 4, APGP_CSIRO_Lrig_0.1, whole genome shotgun sequence encodes the following:
- the LOC124705680 gene encoding reactive oxygen species modulator 1, with amino-acid sequence MARGDSCLTRVAVGVGVGGAVGGAVGAVYGTYGALRYRIPGLLKIRHIGQATVGSAALFGLFLGAGSLIQCGKNY